The genomic DNA CTCGTCACCGAATCCGTCGGCGAACCGCGCTTCTTAGCCGAAGGCTGGGACCCCGACGACGAACGTGGGATGTACGTCTCCAACATCGGACGGAACGCCGGGACTCCCGTCCCCACGGGTCTCCACATCCTCGACAACCCCGACCATCCCAGCGTCCCGAAGGCCGCGACCCATCCCGATGCGAGCTACGATGCCCTCCCCGTCGACGAACACGGCGAGGTCATCCCGCCCGCCGTCCCCATCGACCCACGCCTCCAGCTCCCGCTCGACGAACTCATCGCGAAGAAACTCGCCCGAGGACTCGTCCCCGTTAGAGTTGTTGGCCCCCGGGGATCGGGGAAGAACTACCTGCTTAAGTACCTCTGCCACAAGACGAACCGTGGCTACCAGTCCATCGACGTCGATCGAGCGACTGAACCCGAGGACCTCTTCGGGCCGCTCGTTCCCGACGGCGACGTCATCGTGCCCCGCAACGGCGCCGTTAAACAAGGACTGCTGAACGGCGATACCATCGTAATCAACGAGTTCCCCGTCATGCAGGCTGGCGCGGCCATCGCCCTCCACCGGCTCCTGAACGAGGGGACGCTCCTCGTCAAGTCTCACGGCGAACTCGTCGAGCCGCACCCTTCGGCCCGCCTCGTCATCACGATGAACCCACCCACCAGAGAGTACCGTGACTCCGAGCCGATGAACTCCGCCACCCGTGGCCGTTTCCGAGCCTTCGAACAACCCTACATCCAGGACGTTGAGGAAGAAGTCGAGACGCTCGACCGCCAGGTCAACAGTACGGACGTCGTCGTAGACCGCCCGACACTCCGGAAGATCGTCCAGTTCGCTCATCAGACGCGACAGAACGAGTCCTGGCCGACACTGTCCACCCGGAATCTCACCATTCTCTGCGAGCACATCGAGGATGGAGTGTCGCCGAAGGCCGCGACGAAAAACGAGCTCTGGGCAGTTGCCGAACCGAACCAGTATCCCGAAGACGCCTACGAAACGCTCAACGATTTCCTCTGAAGGAATCTGCACGTCGGTGGCCTTGTTGAAATCCTCGGTTGTTGATAGTTTGTCGGAGCCATGCTGAATACACAGCGCGAGTCGGGCATCGTAGAGTGTGCTGAGAGTGGGCGAACGTATCCAACCCCTGCGGGGCAAAGTTGAAACTGACTCGATTGGGAGATACACTATGGAGCGGGAACAGTCCGGCACCAACGATGACGGGTAGTGACCTCCGGACCCAAGGTACACGTGCCGAAGAGACGGATATCCTCATCGTCGGCGGCGGTTTAGGCGGCCTCACGCTCGCCGCATACCTCGCCCGGCAGGGCCGCGAGCCGACCGTCGTCGAGCAGGCGGTCGAGTGGCGTGCCAGCGGCTACGGCATCGGACTCTGGGCCGATGGGCTGGCCGTCCTCGACGAACTGGGGCTCCTCGACGCAGCCCGCGACCGGGCTGCCGACCCGGACGGGTTCGAGGTACGCACGAGTGGCGGCGGGGTGCTCGCCCGAACGACGCTTCCTGCGAGACGGACGCTGCTGTTCGCCATCCATCGGGCCGACCTCCACGCCATCCTCCGTGAACGCGTCCCGAGTGAGTGGATTCGGATGGACACCGCGCCCGCACGCATCGAGGAGCGAGCGAACGACGTTGCCGTCACGTTCGAGGACGGGGCTACCGAGACTTTCGACCTCGTAGTAGGGGCCGACGGCGTCCACTCGACGGTCCGAGAGCAGTGTTTCACCGACTGGACGCCCCGCGAGTACGACACGTATGTCTGGTCGCTCTGGGCGGCCCAGGATATCGACGTGGGCCGGGACATGGTGAGTGTCTGGGGCCCCGGCAGCGAGGGGTTCGTGGCACGAATCGGAGATCGGGTCGGGTTCAACTTGGCCGCGCGGCTCGAGGAGCCGCCCGAGCCGCCGGCACGGGAGGCGTTGCGGGCCCACGCGGAAGCGATTGGATGGCAGCTCCCGGCGCTGCTCGACGGGACCGACGACCACCCGTTCTTCGACCGGGTACGTGACGTGACCTGCGAGCGGTGGCGGACCGACCGAGTCGTCCTGCTGGGAGACGCTGCCCACGCCGTCCACCCCATCTCCGGGATGGGGGCCTCGCTCGCCCTGCAGGACGCCCGCGTGCTCGCCCAAGAACTCGCGACCGGCCTGCCCGGAGAGGTATCCGGGCCACTCGCACGGTTCGAGAAGCGTCGCCGGGAGGACGCAGCCGACGTCCGCCGGGCAGCACGCTTCGAGGCTGCCGTGACGTTCCTCGAATCCGATCGGCTCCGCCGACTGCGCGACGCCCTCGTCGAACACACGCCGCTGTTCGAGCTGTTCGTCGAGCGACAGGCGACCGAGCTAAACACGGTTCGGTCACCTACTCGGTGAGACACGGGCCGGTGATTCCCGTGTCCGGTCGGTCAGATTACGTTGAACGGCCATGGACAGTGGACCATCACGCGCCGACGAGACGGTGAACAGCTGTCGCACTCGGAACCGACGGCCACGCGTCCGGGAGCGATCGGGTCGGGAACCGAGCGCGTCCGCGACCCAGTTACTACCGGGCCGACATTCCTGATAGAAGTCTTTCAAAATGGTGGTTGAGTGAATCCACTTACTCTCGCTGCTACGCACGAAACAGGGGCGATTTGAGCACCATCTACCGACCTAATGCTAAAGCGTGATTTTGAAATGGGCCAGACAAATTGTCAAATATGAAATATATTTATCAGTGGGAAGCGAGATGGGCCGTATGCCATGACGGCGACAACCGACCCCGATTCGGAATCGCTCGCTGACTACGTGAATCGCCTCGCCGAGACCCACGGTGTGTCCGGCTACACCCTGACGCCGGATGGGACCGTCGTCTATGCAGCCTACGACGACGGAGGCTACGACCTGTACACGCCTGACGGCCGCCTGACCGATGCCGATGGCGATATCACCGAACCGGAGTGGTTGGAGGAGCGAGGGACACTCCTTGCGTACCGCGACGAGGCAGGCAACGAACAGTACGACCTGCTCGAAGTCGATCCGGAGACGGGGGCCATCACGCCGCTCCTCAACGACCAGTTCATGAACCTCAAGGCCCGGCAGCATCCGACGGAGCCGGACCGAATCGCGTTCGTCTCCAACCGCGATCGGTCGCTGGATCTGTACACGCTCAACCTCGACGACGGGGCGCTCACTAAGCACTCCGAGGCCGAGGCGCCGGTCATGGGGTACGCGTGGTCACCGGACGGTGAGCGCCTCGCCTACCAGGCCGGTACCTTCGAAGATACGACGATCCGTGTCGTCATCCCCAGCGTCGGGAGAGACGACATCTTCGTCGACGAACCCGACTCAGAGCAGTCGCTGGTCTTCACCGACGACGGTGCTGGCGCGTGGTCGGAGGCGGGGCTCGTCTTCACGACTAACCACGAGACCGGCTATCGGGAACTCGCCGTCGCCGACGCGGCGGGTGAGTACGAACTTCGGTACGTGAACAACCGCGACAAGTACGACCCACAGTGGACCGACGACGGGGACATCGTCTTCCTCGAGGCCCACGGCGGTGACCGACAGGTGCGTCGGTTCAGCGACGGGGAGACCACCATCATCGAACGGACTGGCATGAACATGGACGTCCAGGCGGTCGACGGCGACGTGTACTACAAGCACTGGAGCCCCGCCACTGCCGGTGACGTCCGCCGGAACGAGACGACCGTCGTCGAGGAGGGCTGGGTCGACGTCCAGACGGTCGCCCCCGAGGAGGTCACGTACGAATCGTTCGACGGCACGGAGATTGCGGCACGTCTCTACCGGCCCGCCGGCGATCCGATCGGCGGGCTCGTCAAGGCCCACGGCGGCCCGGAGGCACAACACTACAACCGCCTCGATATGATCACGCAGACGCTCGTCCACGCCGGCTTCGAGGTCCTGGCCCCGGATTTCCGCGGGAGTCTCGGGTACGGCCGGGAGTTCCGGAAGGCGAGCGATGCCGATCTCGGTGGTGACGACCTCACGGACGTCGTCGCCGGGGCGGCGTATCTCCGTGACCGTGGCCGCGAGCGAGTCGGGCTGCTCGGTGCCTCCTACGGCGGGTACATGACCCTGATGGGCGTCGGTTCGACCGACGCGTTCGACGCCGGCGCGAGTGTCTGTGGTGTCGTCAACTGGGAGACCACCGTCGAGAACGCGCGGGAGTACCTCGGTGACGTCCTCATGCGGAAGCTCGGTGCGACGCCCGACGAGAAGCCCGAACTCTACGAGGAGCGGTCGCCGATCACGTACGTCGACGACATCGACGTGCCGCTGCTGGTCGTCCAGGGGGCGAACGACCCACGAGTCCCCCAGAGCGAAGCCGAACAGCTCGTCGACTCGCTCACCCAGCGGAACATCGATCACGAGTACCTACTCTTCGCCGACGAAGGCCACGGTGTCGTTCGGACCGAGAACCGTATCGAGTACATCACGCAGACTGTCGAGTTCTTCGACGCACATATCTGAATCACGATACGAACGAGACGACTCCACACCAATGCCTTCGACCGATCACACGGAACGGCTACAAGCCCCCCACGACGAACCGTCCAGCGGGAGCGGTCCGGCAGCGAACCAACCGATGTCGATCCCGGAGATTCAGGCGTCGTACGCCGAGTACGCCGACTGGCTCCATCGGTTCGAACTCGTCGACCGGGCCGTCACGGGTCGATACCGCCGTGATCGATTCGGCGACGTATCGGGCAGGGTACTGGACGTCGCCTGTGGCACGGGGACGAACTTCCGGTATCTGCCCGAGACCGTCGACCTCGTCGGGATCGACATCAGTCCGGAGATGCTGGCGAATGCGGAGGAGCAACTCGCCGCACTCGAGAGAGATGGCACGCTCCAGCGGATGGACGCGCAGGAGCTCGCGTTCCCCGACGACAGCTTCGATGCTGTGATTTCGGCACTGTCGACGTGTACGTTTCCGGACCCCGTTGCGGCGCTGCAGGAGATGGAACGGGTCTGCAAGCCCGAGGGCACGATCCGGCTCGTCGAACACGGGCGCAGTGACGTCGGACCGCTCGCGCGATACCAAGAGTGGCGTGCCGAAGCCCACTACGCGAAGATGGGCTGTCGCTGGACGCAAGAACCGACCGCGGTCGTCGCAGATGCGGGCCTGTCGGTCCGGGACACGACGTCCGGGCTGTTCGGTACCATCACGACGTTCGAAATCGATCCGAGATGAGGACTTCCGATGATGATAGCACCTACAGAGACCACGATTGCCATGGTACTGGCGGCCCTCGGCGTCGTCGGCACGGTCGTCTGGTACGCACTGGCCTGGTACGGTATCAGAACGCTGCGAGAACTCCGCGACGCAGTCGACCAGCGGAGCCCGAATAGCGAATGACCGCCCGGACTACAGATTCGGACGAGCGCGTCCGCTGGCCGCCCGCGTTCCACGGTCGGAGCTGGCTCCCGCTCGTGTTCGTCGTGGCGTTTTCGCTGTGGGTGATGGTCTCGAACGTCTCGTTTAGCTGGGTGTTCGGGTCGAATCCATCAGTCGTCGCCGAATCACTGTGGAATCTCCCCTCGGGGATGGTCCAGTTCGGGCTCGTCCTGCTGGTGTTGCGGTTCGAAGGGGTTCGGCTTCGTGACCTCGGGCTCGGACGACGACAGCTCACAATGGCCCTCGTCACAGTTGCCGGGTTCGTACTCGCGGTGAACGTGGCCGTGGCCGGACTCGTCGTCCTCGGTGGCGGCCAGCTGTCGGTGGTACCGTTCGGACTCTACCGGTCGCCACCCCTAGAGTACTCCGTACCTGCGCTCGTGGCGGCTGGCGTGGCCCAGTACGTGTTCGTCGGCCCGGTCGAGGAGCTGGCGTTTCGCGGCTACCTGCAGAACAAACTGACTGACCTCCTCGGGCCTCGTTCCGCTCGGTTCCGGACCGCCGTGGCCATCGTGGCGACGGCCGCCGTCTTCGCCGTGTTGCATGTCCCGACCCTGGTGCTGGTCGAGGGGGTACCGCTCGGGCAGGCAGTCGGCTCGCTCGTGATGCTCACACTCTCCGGTATCGCCTTCGGGACGATCTACGCCCTGACGCACAACCTGTTCCTCGTCGCCTTCCTGCACGGTATCGGGAACTTCTGGCCACTGGTCGTCGATCCCGGAGTGGGTGCCTGGCCCAATTGGGGACTCATTCTCATCCTGTACGGCCTCGTCGTGGTACTGTATCGGCAGTGGAACGGCGGTGTGTTCCAGTCTCCCGAGAGAGTCGGCACGGAGGTCTGATACGCGCGTTCAACGCGAGAGTGTCGAAACTCAGGCTGGCAGCCGTAATTTCATAATCGTGCCACTGATACGTCAGGTATGGATACCGAGCGGACAGCGGCCGACGTCTTCAGACTGTTGTCCGACGAGATACGCCTCGATATCCTCCGAACAGTCGCCAGAGCACAGCACGAGAACCGGGAGACAGGAGTCACCGAGCTATCGTTTTCGGACATTTACGAGCGTGTCGACGTCGACGGCACCTCCAAGCTGTCGTACCATCTCGGGGAATTGACCGGAACGTTCCTCAGGAAACACGAGAACGGCTACGCGTTCACCCACGCCGGTGAGCAGCTGGTACGCTTCGTCCTCGCCGAGAACTACCGCCACCCGGCAGCGGTCGGACCGATCGAGACGGACGGGACCTGCTTGCACTGTGGTGAGGCCGGCCTCCACGCCACGCTCCACGACCAGTATTTTTTGCTCCAGTGTCCGGCCTGTGAGCGACCGAGTTTCTCGTACAACGTCACGCCAGCTCAGGTGCAGGCTCACGACGGCCCAGCCCTGATCGATGCCGTAATCGGGGACTTAGCTGGCGACCTGCTCAAGATGCGCCAGGGCGTCTGTCCGGACTGTGCCGGCCGCATCGACACCGAGGTGTTCGATGCGAGGGAGGTGCCGGTCGGGAACACGGTTCCGGCGTCGTTTGCGACGAGCAGCGAGTGCAAGCAGTGTCTACGATTTCTGAGTCTCCCGCTGACGCACGCGGCTGCCTACCACCCCGAATCAGTCGTCTTCCACTGGAAACACGGCGTCGATATCATGGGCACCGGTCTGTGGGAGTTCCACCACCACCTCCACGACGGGCAGTGGACCGCTGACCGCGTCGATACCGATCCGGACGAGTACCGGGTCGAGTTGCGACGTGACAGCGCGTCACTCCGATTGTACCTCGACGAGGACGCTGCAGTCACGCGAACCGAGCACGTCAAACAGAGAGATCAGAACGACCGCCGATCCAGATAAGAACGTATGCGCGAAGTGACGATCCACCTCTCCGGCGAGGAGTTGGCGGCGTTCGGCATCGAGGAGTTCGTCTCGGTGATTCAGAGCGCCGGGCTGGAGCAGGTCAACGAACTCCAGTGTCAGCGGCCCGGCTGCCTCCTCGCGATCGAGGTCAGGGATCCGATTCCCGCCGCTCAGTTCTCGACGCTGGAGAATCTGGAGTGGTGGGAACAGATCGACCGCGACGACGGCGTGACGTACCTCTGTAAACTCGCAGTCCCGGCCTTCGACGAGGGATTCGTTCCGCATCACGAGACGAGCGTCTCGCAGAGTGCAGTCGAGAGTGCTGGCGACGGTGTCGACGTGACGATGGTCGGGAGCCAGGAGGCGCTCTCCGAACGCGTCCGTGAATACGGTGACACGGGTGCCGACCCGCTTCTCCGGACGTTGACCGATTACGACGGCCCGGAGAACCCACTCGATGCGGTGACGCCGCGCCAGCAGGAGGTGCTTGAGACGGCCTTCGGCATGGGGTACTTCGACGTGCCCAGGGAAGCAACGACTGACGACATCGCCAGAGCACTCGACCTCGATCCGTCGACCGTTCGAGAACACCTCCAGCGGGCCCAGCGGAACGTTCTGACCGAGATACTCGACGGGGCGTAGCGACCGCTTCATATAAACCCACCCACGGATGTGGGAGATAGCTCGATCGGCCGTCCCGTACAATGAGTGAATGCGATGAGCGAGACCGACACTCAGTCTCACCGAATCGACGAGGAGCTCCAGACACACGTGGCGCGAGCGTTCGAGTTCGACGACCCACCGGAGACGTTCGAGGCGTTCTGGCAGCAGATGATGCGGACGTTCGCCGATGCGCTCGACCGTGGCGTGACGGTCGAAGACCTCTGCACGACCGACGAGTCACCCCACTGGGCCACTGTGAACGGCGAGACCCGCTACTACCAGTGTGTCACCGACGCGTTCCTCCTCGGGATGTACCTCGACGAGGACGTCACTGCCCGGACCGTCTCGCCCGTCTCCGAGACGGAACTCGTCGTCGAGTTCGACGCTGACGGCGTCGTCTCCGCGCCGGACGGTGCCGTGCTCTCGTTCGGCGTCGAACGGTCGGTCGACCCCCCGGACGGCCCCGTCACGCCCGAAGCCATGTACGGACGCTTCTGTCCGTACAGCAAGGCCTTCGCGTCCTACGAGGAATACGAACAGTGGGTCGCGGCGAACCCGGAGGTAGTTTCCGACGTCCAGCCCCTCGACGAGTCGTTGAATCTACAGGCTCGCCTCGTAAGAGATGTCGAACCCTTCGGTGACAGCACGGAGTCACGGAACGCCTCTGGGGGCGACTGTTCCTGCTAATTGCTCCCCAGGCAAGCAATCATTAGTCCGTCCTCAGAAAACAGCCGCATGGAATTCTCCGTGCGAGAGGCAGTGGCTGGAGACGCTCACCGGATTCGTGACGTGCATCTCGCCTCGATCGAGGGGCTTGGCAGCCAGAGTTACACCGAGGAGCAGGTGGCAGCATGGGCCCACGACCGCGATCCAGACGAGTATCCAATCGACTCCGAAAACACGTATTTCGTTGTTGCCGAGGACGAGACCGCGGTGATCGGATTCGGATGGATGGAACCAGATGCGGGCGAGTACTTCCAGACCGAAGTCGAAGGGGAGATTACGGCGATATACATCCACCCGTCTGCCACTCGACATGGAGTCGGGTCTCGAATCTACACCGAGTTAGAGGCACAAGCAATTCGACAGAACATCGATTCGTTGGGCTTGTGGGCCTCACGTAACGCGGTGCCCTTCTACGAGGCTCAGGGCTACGAACGTGTAACGGATCATCGTCACGAGTACCAGAACGGTATCGAGATCACACTCGTCGAGATGGAAAAACAGTCGATTCGATAGATCCGCACCCATGACTAACGACTGTTTCGTTGTTGACCTCCTGGAATGAAAGATGAGTCTCTGCTGCATACACCCTCTGAGTGTTGCACGCCATTTCTCACAGTGTTTGGTGAGGTTTCCGTGGTCGTGCTGAACTCAGAGCGCTAGTCGGTCATGCCAAGGATGAGATGGTATGACTATCTTAGCCCGATTTTCTTGTGGCGTTTGTATAGATACACTACACCTGCCGGAATCGTGATCAGTTGCACAGCCGAAAACACAAACGAACCCAAGTGCAGTATGGCAACAGCGCCCCACAGCATTCGGTTTGGTATCCAATTGCTGTTGCTCTGACGGAGTTCTCTAACATCGAGATAGAGGCACAACGAGTACAGTGGTGCTAGGAGGCTCCCGATTAAAACTGTCGCTGCTACCGTGAGTATGGAGAACAAGAATACTAAGCCAGTCTCTGAACCGGAAGGCACGAGGCTTGGTGGAGAACTGGCCTGTGGTTCGCTAACTAAGTGAAGAATACCGTACGAAGCCCACACTACTCCTAAAACTCCGATAAAAAACGCGACGCCATACCACCATCGTGAACTGGGAGACTTACTGGATGACTTCCTTGACATAGACTCTGTGAAAGCGTGGCGGTGTTAGGTT from Halomarina salina includes the following:
- a CDS encoding helix-turn-helix domain-containing protein, with amino-acid sequence MREVTIHLSGEELAAFGIEEFVSVIQSAGLEQVNELQCQRPGCLLAIEVRDPIPAAQFSTLENLEWWEQIDRDDGVTYLCKLAVPAFDEGFVPHHETSVSQSAVESAGDGVDVTMVGSQEALSERVREYGDTGADPLLRTLTDYDGPENPLDAVTPRQQEVLETAFGMGYFDVPREATTDDIARALDLDPSTVREHLQRAQRNVLTEILDGA
- a CDS encoding S9 family peptidase; this encodes MTATTDPDSESLADYVNRLAETHGVSGYTLTPDGTVVYAAYDDGGYDLYTPDGRLTDADGDITEPEWLEERGTLLAYRDEAGNEQYDLLEVDPETGAITPLLNDQFMNLKARQHPTEPDRIAFVSNRDRSLDLYTLNLDDGALTKHSEAEAPVMGYAWSPDGERLAYQAGTFEDTTIRVVIPSVGRDDIFVDEPDSEQSLVFTDDGAGAWSEAGLVFTTNHETGYRELAVADAAGEYELRYVNNRDKYDPQWTDDGDIVFLEAHGGDRQVRRFSDGETTIIERTGMNMDVQAVDGDVYYKHWSPATAGDVRRNETTVVEEGWVDVQTVAPEEVTYESFDGTEIAARLYRPAGDPIGGLVKAHGGPEAQHYNRLDMITQTLVHAGFEVLAPDFRGSLGYGREFRKASDADLGGDDLTDVVAGAAYLRDRGRERVGLLGASYGGYMTLMGVGSTDAFDAGASVCGVVNWETTVENAREYLGDVLMRKLGATPDEKPELYEERSPITYVDDIDVPLLVVQGANDPRVPQSEAEQLVDSLTQRNIDHEYLLFADEGHGVVRTENRIEYITQTVEFFDAHI
- a CDS encoding class I SAM-dependent methyltransferase, which gives rise to MPSTDHTERLQAPHDEPSSGSGPAANQPMSIPEIQASYAEYADWLHRFELVDRAVTGRYRRDRFGDVSGRVLDVACGTGTNFRYLPETVDLVGIDISPEMLANAEEQLAALERDGTLQRMDAQELAFPDDSFDAVISALSTCTFPDPVAALQEMERVCKPEGTIRLVEHGRSDVGPLARYQEWRAEAHYAKMGCRWTQEPTAVVADAGLSVRDTTSGLFGTITTFEIDPR
- a CDS encoding FAD-dependent oxidoreductase, with the translated sequence MTGSDLRTQGTRAEETDILIVGGGLGGLTLAAYLARQGREPTVVEQAVEWRASGYGIGLWADGLAVLDELGLLDAARDRAADPDGFEVRTSGGGVLARTTLPARRTLLFAIHRADLHAILRERVPSEWIRMDTAPARIEERANDVAVTFEDGATETFDLVVGADGVHSTVREQCFTDWTPREYDTYVWSLWAAQDIDVGRDMVSVWGPGSEGFVARIGDRVGFNLAARLEEPPEPPAREALRAHAEAIGWQLPALLDGTDDHPFFDRVRDVTCERWRTDRVVLLGDAAHAVHPISGMGASLALQDARVLAQELATGLPGEVSGPLARFEKRRREDAADVRRAARFEAAVTFLESDRLRRLRDALVEHTPLFELFVERQATELNTVRSPTR
- a CDS encoding GNAT family N-acetyltransferase, with protein sequence MEFSVREAVAGDAHRIRDVHLASIEGLGSQSYTEEQVAAWAHDRDPDEYPIDSENTYFVVAEDETAVIGFGWMEPDAGEYFQTEVEGEITAIYIHPSATRHGVGSRIYTELEAQAIRQNIDSLGLWASRNAVPFYEAQGYERVTDHRHEYQNGIEITLVEMEKQSIR
- a CDS encoding AAA family ATPase, translated to MSSTTTSGSPDSPDSPEEQVILSHLVNRLLQREGGNIPVERVTLRVSDYADLSDQDAADLIDDGADAGIYTLNRSQSGSATIVGVSPQGPEPQVITDAFGELQHDTGADFRVISVVTDSINDALHDAGYDDFTALASASTDDIAGLTGTLTESRAENLLKEAQRHVPVGHRLAQRAAAYYSQRSNPDTGLGEARVTDLSLVTESVGEPRFLAEGWDPDDERGMYVSNIGRNAGTPVPTGLHILDNPDHPSVPKAATHPDASYDALPVDEHGEVIPPAVPIDPRLQLPLDELIAKKLARGLVPVRVVGPRGSGKNYLLKYLCHKTNRGYQSIDVDRATEPEDLFGPLVPDGDVIVPRNGAVKQGLLNGDTIVINEFPVMQAGAAIALHRLLNEGTLLVKSHGELVEPHPSARLVITMNPPTREYRDSEPMNSATRGRFRAFEQPYIQDVEEEVETLDRQVNSTDVVVDRPTLRKIVQFAHQTRQNESWPTLSTRNLTILCEHIEDGVSPKAATKNELWAVAEPNQYPEDAYETLNDFL
- a CDS encoding ArsR/SmtB family transcription factor is translated as MDTERTAADVFRLLSDEIRLDILRTVARAQHENRETGVTELSFSDIYERVDVDGTSKLSYHLGELTGTFLRKHENGYAFTHAGEQLVRFVLAENYRHPAAVGPIETDGTCLHCGEAGLHATLHDQYFLLQCPACERPSFSYNVTPAQVQAHDGPALIDAVIGDLAGDLLKMRQGVCPDCAGRIDTEVFDAREVPVGNTVPASFATSSECKQCLRFLSLPLTHAAAYHPESVVFHWKHGVDIMGTGLWEFHHHLHDGQWTADRVDTDPDEYRVELRRDSASLRLYLDEDAAVTRTEHVKQRDQNDRRSR
- the merB gene encoding organomercurial lyase: MSETDTQSHRIDEELQTHVARAFEFDDPPETFEAFWQQMMRTFADALDRGVTVEDLCTTDESPHWATVNGETRYYQCVTDAFLLGMYLDEDVTARTVSPVSETELVVEFDADGVVSAPDGAVLSFGVERSVDPPDGPVTPEAMYGRFCPYSKAFASYEEYEQWVAANPEVVSDVQPLDESLNLQARLVRDVEPFGDSTESRNASGGDCSC
- a CDS encoding CPBP family intramembrane glutamic endopeptidase, with the protein product MTARTTDSDERVRWPPAFHGRSWLPLVFVVAFSLWVMVSNVSFSWVFGSNPSVVAESLWNLPSGMVQFGLVLLVLRFEGVRLRDLGLGRRQLTMALVTVAGFVLAVNVAVAGLVVLGGGQLSVVPFGLYRSPPLEYSVPALVAAGVAQYVFVGPVEELAFRGYLQNKLTDLLGPRSARFRTAVAIVATAAVFAVLHVPTLVLVEGVPLGQAVGSLVMLTLSGIAFGTIYALTHNLFLVAFLHGIGNFWPLVVDPGVGAWPNWGLILILYGLVVVLYRQWNGGVFQSPERVGTEV